The window ATGGGGACATGGGGACTCAGGGTGCAGGGGGATTCGGGGACTTGGGGGTGCGCAGAATGGGGATATGGGGGTACAGTGACAGGGGACATGGGgtgcagaggagagggggaggtggggacacagggacatgAGGATGCAGGGACGCGAGGTacggggacatggggacacggGAATGTGGGGCTATGGGGACGTGGGCCACAGGGACATGGGGTTATGTGGTCATGGGACACAGGGATGTGGGGAGATGGGGACGCAGGGATGCAGCGCTATAGGGGACACAGGGACGTGGGGCTATGGGGGACACAGCGACGTAGTTCTATAGGGACACAGGGACGCAGGGCTCCGGGGACGTGGGGTTACGGGGTACCAGGGACGCGGGTACCAGCCCCAgtccagcagtgctggcaggtgcctgcagccctcgGGGTGCCCCGAAGGGGACGGGGGCCCCCCGGTGTCCCCCCCCGGCCACCCTTACCTTGCTCGGGGAGGGCCCCAGGGTGCCCGGGGTCCCGGCCTCGCTCagcccggccgccgccggctCCCCATGGGCTTTATGgctcggcggggccggcggcggcgggacgggacgggcccccccccgcctgcccccccccctccccggcccgggCCGCCTCGCCGGGCCCGGCTGGCACCGATtggcggggccggggagggggcccGGGGCTGGGAGGAGCCGCCGGGGGCGGGACGGGGGTTAATGGGGTGGAAAACGAGCCGGTCCGCACGGGGTCACGTTACCGggcatggcgggggggggcgaGGGGACCCCGCCCCAGGCACCGGCACCGGGCGGGTCCCCCGGGCTCCGGTACCGGCACCGAGCGGAGTCCGCCCCggccacagcagcacccacccGGGTGGTTCCCAgggccccccctccccgctccgcCGCCTCCGAAGCATCCTTCTGCATGGGAGCGTGGGGTGACAAGGGGACCCGcatggggcgggcgggggctggTGTCACCCGTGTGCGCGGGCACGCACAGAGTGACACCCTCAGCGCCCCCCGTGGGGGCAACGCCAGCCCCGATGCTGCCACTTAGGGGgagcagcggggcggggggggagggtgtGGGGTGCGGGGCCGTGGGGCCGTGGAGCCGTGGGGCGCGGGGCCGTGGGGCCGTGGGAGCGTGGGGCgcggcgccgcggccgccccaCACAAGGCCCCGCTGctcccgggccggggccggttCCCCGGGGCCGCGGCACAAAGCGCCTTTGTCCGCtcggggggggccggggggggccggggctgcgcgggggctCCCGGGGGCGGCCTCGGGCCCCGGGGGAGGGCCTGGCCACCGACGGGGGGTGGCCAGTGACCACAGAGCTCTGGCTAGTGATGGAGGtcctgcacagggctggggggtcCTGGGCTAGTGATGGGGGCGGGCTGGGCTACTAAGTGGGACCCTGGGCTAGTGATGGGGAACCCTGGGCTAGTGAGGGGGTGCTCTGGGCCAGCGGGGAGGGCGTGACCTCGTGTGCACCCCCCCTCCCTGCCGTGCTCACTGTCACAAGCGTGTGCAGAACCCCCCCCTACGCCCACTGTGCCCCACGTCACGCGCGTGTCCCCCCGTACTGTCCCACGTACCCACCCCGCAGTGCCCGTGGCCCGGGTGTGCGCACctgcccccccccggcccggtgTCCCCGCCCGCGCTtgtgcgccccccccccccccgcgtgCTTTTCCACGCGTGTGCACCGCACCGAGCCTTCCGGACCCTCCCGCCGACCCTGCCCGCCCGGAGCAGGGTGGGGGTCACGCGTGGGGGGTCCGTGGGAGCGGGCgcggccggcgggggcgggcgctGGTCGGTATTTTTAGCCGTGCGCGCTCCCGGGGCGCAGCCGTTGCCGGGCAACGGCGGGAGCGCGGCCAAGGGAacggcgcgggggggggggggaaggggggggtgcTTCGGGATCGGAACCGAGCCGGGACCGAGCCGGGACCGGGCGGGAGCGATCCGGTACGACCGGCCGGTGCGCTCCCCCTGCGCCATGCGCGCAGCGCACCGGGGCTGCGCggcccggcggggagcggcggccgcggggcgaGCGGTGagtgcggggccggggcgggacacacacacagcccggggggggtggggaggtgatGCACGCACCCCCCCATCGCCCCCTGCACACCCCCCGCCGCAGTACACGGGGGTGGCACCGGgcacacccccccccacacaccttCCGCGgttgtggggtgctgggggcgcACGGGGGGCACAGCCTGCGCAGAGGGGACCCCCCCAGCACAGACCGCGGGGGATGCGCCCCCCCGCCTCCGTTGgactcccagggtggggggTCCATCCCCACGAACGCCGGTGGGTGGTGGGTGCCCCATGCTGGGGGGGGCACGGCTGGGTGCTGCAGGCCCCCCCCCAGGCcgcggggggggaagggggcacgGGTGGAGGGTATGCGTGTGCAGGCGTGTGTGTGCCCGTGGAGCTGCGTGTGCAAGGCCCAGTGGGGTGTGTGCACGCATGTGCATGTGGCCCAGCTCCGTGTGCACACGTGTGCCGCCCTCGGTCCGCATGTTGCACACCCCACCTCGGGGCACGTGAGCATGCAAGGAGCACGCGTGGGCCTGCAGCTGCCCAGGGCAAACGCGTGTGCACACGTGTGGCTTGTGCACGCATGTGCACGCCTGCTCATGTGCATGCAAGGTGTGCGTGCTCTGGTGCTGCGTGTGAATGGAcatgtgtgtgcacgtgtgtcCATCTGCAAGCACCTGTGTGCAGgcatgtgcatgcatgtacACATGCGTGTGCATGGATGAGCGCACACGCGTGGGCTCAGCACCCATGGGTGTTCCCATGCCTCAGTTTACCCCCTCTTGGGACCCAGGGGCATCCAggcacccctgcagccccccccccacgcACCAGCTGGTGCCACtatcccctcccagtccccccagtTCGGGGGGGGGTGTGAGCGGCGCCATTAACCCCTTCCCCCCCCGCAGCCTCTGAGGGGTGATGGCGCAGGACAACGCCGCCTTCTGCGGGGTCCCCGAGGGGGTCACTGGGGAGGTGAAGCCCCCCCCGGTCcccccccggcggcggggggccggCTCCCGCAAGCGCCAGCGTTACGTGGAGAAGGACGGCAAGTGCAACGTGCAGCACGGGAACGTGCGGGAGACCTACCGCTACCTCACCGACATCTTCACCACCCTGGTGGACCTCAAGTGGCGCTTCAGCCTCCTCGTCTTCATCCTCGCCTACGCCGTCACCTGGCTCTTTTTCGGCCTCATCTGGTGGTTCATTGCCTACTGCCGGGGGGACCTGGACCACCTAGAGGACCATGCCTGGACGCCCTGCGTCAACAACCTCAATGGCTTCGTCTCCgccttcctcttctccattGAGACAGAGACCACCATCGGCTACGGCCACCGCGTCATCACCGACAAGTGTCCCGAGGGCAtcgtgctgctgctgctccaggccaTCCTGGGCTCCATGGTCAACGCCTTCATGGTGGGCTGCATGTTCGTGAAGATCTCCCAGCCCAACAAAAGAGCCGAGACCTTGGTCTTCTCCTCCCACGCCGTGGTGTCCCTGCGGGACGACCGCCTCTGCCTGATGTTTCGCGTGGGCGACCTGCGGGACTCGCACATTGTGGAGGCCTCCATCCGCGCCAAGCTCATCAAGTCCAAGCAGACCCAGGAGGGCGAGTTCATCCCCCTGGACCAGACCGACCTGAGCGTGGGCTTCGAGACGGGTGACGACCGCCTCTTCCTCGTCTCGCCCCTCATCATCAGCCACGAGATCGATGAGCGCAGCCCCTTCTGGGACGTCTCGCGGCACCAGCTGGAGAAGGACGATTTCGAGATCGTTGTCATCCTTGAGGGGATGGTGGAGGCCACAGGTAACGGGGACGCCGgcggtggctggggggtgggATGCGCTTGGGGACGCCTCATCTCCATGGGGACACCTCCCGGGGACATCTCACCTCCATGGGGACACCTCCCCGCTGTGGCCCACATGCTGTTCCTGCCTGGTCCTGGCTAGGAGGTGACCCCAAAACCACCCTCACCCCCAAGCTCAGCCCGGATGTGGGTCCCCCCACCGAGGACAACCCCATTGCAggactgggggggtgggggtgtcagccttcccctgccccccttcccctccacagGAAGCCTTTGCCTGCCCACCCCCATGAGAAGCTTGGAGAAGGGACCCCAGTGACAGTGACAGCCCCCCCATTCACTGGGGTCCCACGCACTGGGTGCAGCACAGACACCTCAGCCAGGATTGGGATGCACCTGGGTGCTGCACATATCGGGGTGCCCCTCGTGCTGGGTGCAACACAGACACACCCCCTCCCTCAGCCAGGACCAGGAGACCCCATGCACAGGGTGCTGCAAATATTGGGGTGCTCCATGcactggctgcagcacaggctggggtcCTCCATGCACTGCATGCTTCACGTATTGGGGAGCTCCCTGCTGTCGGTGCAGCATGTATTGGGGTGCCTCATTCACTGGGTGTGGCACAGACCCCCCCAGCCGGGACCAGGGTGCCCCATACACTGGGTGCTACACAATTGGGGTCCTCCATGCACTGGGTGCTGCAGATATCAGGGTACCCCACACCGTGGGTGCAGCACAGCCCCCCCAGCCGGGGTCAAGGTCCCCCTCGTGCCTCCCCATCGCTGGGAGGCACCCTGCCAGCccaccccccggccccgggctgGGGACGGGTGCCCACCGGCTGCCCACCGGCTGCCTGGCGCAGGGATGACGTGCCAGGCTCGGAGCTCGTACCTGGCGGACGAGGTGCTGTGGGGCCACCGCTTCACCCCGCTGCTGAGCCTGGAGGAAGGCTTCTACGAGGTGGACTACGGGGGCTTCCACCAGACCGTGCCAGTGCCCACCCCGGCCTGCAGCGCCCGGcagctggcggcggcggccgcccgccgcgATGCCCACCTCTACTGGTCCATCCCCAGCCGCCTGGACCAGCCGCTGGAGGAGGCGGCAATGGCGGCCGGAGGGGGGGACCCCGACACCCCCCGGGAGAGCAACGGCACCCTGGCCAGCCCCGAGGCGCGGTAATGGGCCGTGGGCGGGCGCGGGGGTGCTGGGCGCCCCGCCACTCCCCGCCgtgctttcttttaataaacCCCCTTAaacaccccccccgcccccttctGACAGTGGTGGTCTTGGGGTGTGGGGTCCTGAATTTGGGGGGTGCGCCTGGACTGAGGGGGTGCCAATCCAGTACCCCCACTGGggaatttggggtgaaacaggggcaggcagagcccccCCCCCCTATTGCCACAGGTGATGCCAGGCAGGGATTGGTGCCCCCTGCCTTAAGGATTAAGGGGGTGGGCTCCAGACTATGGCACATTACCCCCTCCCCCATGGTATTTTTGTCCCCATGGGGGTGGTGGCTTAGCCCTGACCTTCCACCCCCTCCCAGGTTATCATTGTAGGGCCTACAGTAATCCCAGGGTGAGGGGTACAACCTAGGGCCAAGTGGGGGGTGATGCCTACACGGGGGGCATCACACAGCTTCGTTAACAAGACTCTCAATCTCCAAATGAGTGTGTTTTAATGAAAGGGGGAAACCGAGACTGCAGCTCCctgagcacccatgggtgcccccccAGCAGGTTTGGGGGGTAAAGCAGGTGGGCACTGTCCGACTCCAGCATCTCTACCACCCCATGGCTGTTCACGACGTGGTCTGGGTGTCCTGGGAGTGGGCACGGGTGGGCGCAGGGACCTGCAGGGGGGACAGTGAGGGGTGGCACTGCGCACCCTGTGCCGCCCCCCCAGTGCGCTGCAAGCCCCATAGCACTGTGGGCGTGAGGACCCCAGGGTGGGCAGTGGGGGTCTCCAAGGACATGGGGaccccagggtgggcaggggACACCAAGACTCCCGGGACACCAAGGCGTGGGGACACTAAGGTGGGCGGGGGCACCGAGCCCCCGCCAACCCGACCCCGTCCCCAAGGACCCCCGCAGCAACGGCGGGGCGGCGCTCGGGGAAGCGGGAGGAGCCGAGCGGAGCCGAGCGGAGCCGAAGGGAGCCGAAGGGAGCCGAAGGGAGCCGAGCCGGGGCTGGGCGATCTGGGCGCCCCGCCCACCGCCCCGcccaccgcccgcccccgcccggggCCGACGCGCTCCCACGTCTCGGGTGGAGCGGACCGGGGGGGCGGCAGGAGCTGCCACGACACGTGGGTGTCCACCCCGCCAGCCACCCCCCCCCAGTCCCACAGCGGGGCGCAGCCGGGCCCCTCCCAAGTCTCCCGGTCCCCCCGGGTGCGCCCACGCGTGTTGgcccggggggggtgggggtgggggcggtgTGTGCGCACACGCGTGTTGGCGTGAGATGCGGGGGGGCGGTGTGACacggccccccctccccgtgtccccgtgtccccccggcTGCCACATTCCTCCCGCCCACgagcagcagctgtgcagagcagggggaggcggcggggcacGATCCTCGCACGGGCAGGGTCACACGCGTGTGCGTAGCTCCagcacgccccccccccccccccccccccaaccctccACTGCCACCTCCGGCAGGAACTGGGAGGACTGGGCGGcccggggcagcgggggggaggcgggggccgGACGCCTTGGTCCCCCGTGGGGCCGGACTCCTGGGTcccccgtggggctgggggcgggggcACAGCACGTGGCACCCGCGTCATCTGTTTGCTCAGCTTGGGGGACAGCGGGGGGGGGACAGTGGGGGGCACAGCCTCGGTaaacacacccccacccccaaccgGCCTCGGCATGCCCAGCCCCGACTGGGATGAGCTGAGGGGACTGGGATGGATGGGGACagactgggggcactgggatggactggggacactgggatccactggggacactgggatggactggggacactgggatggactggggacactgggatggcCTGGGGTATTGGGCAGACTGGAGGTGCTGGGACATAAGGGGGGACTGGGAGAGACTGGGCATACTGGGAGAGACTGGGCGTACAGGGATGGACAGGGAGATGCTGGGGAAGGTGGGCAGACTAGGCagtactgggacagactgggggGGACTGGTCCATGCTAGTGATACTGGGCTAACTAGGAGTGTAGGGCGGAACTGGTGGGTCTGGGGCAGACTGGGGATACTGGACTACACCGGGAGCGTGAGGCTGGATTAGGGGAACTGGTGCAGCAGACTGGGATATGAGGATGCTGGAAGCACTGGTGCagactggtggcactggtgcAGGGGGCTGCGTGCCCCACGACCGTGGTCCCCGCGTGCCCTTGAGCTGCCCTTGACAGTTGCCGTGGCGACTAAGCTGGacccggggggccgggggggactgggggggtactgggaggggacttTGGAGCAGGACTGGGGGCaccggggctgcggggcagggctgggggggcaggaggggtgagggggacactggggggggggtgtcaggCACCGGGcactgccccagcacagcagcatcccCGGGCACAGCCAGGCACCGCCGGCCGTAGGCACAGTCGGTCCCCAGGCACAGTCGGCCCCCAGGCACAGCCACTGTGGGCACAGTCGGTCCCCGGGCACAGCCGCGTCCCCGGGCACAGCCACACCCTCGGGCACAGCCAGCTGGAGGCACAGTCGGTCCCCGGGCACAACCGTGTCCCCAGGCACAGCCACTGTGGGCACAGCGTGTCCCTGGGCACAGTTGGCCTAAGGCACAATCACCCCTGGGCACAGCCGGTCTTTGGGCACAGCCCAACCCCCGGCTCAgcccccccctcccacccccaccccaggcccTGGCCTTTCCCCGGCTAATTTTAGCGCTCCCGCGTTCCCGCCCGGTGGCACCACCGTCCccagccgggccgggccgtaCTGGGAGAACTGGGGAGACGCTGGAGTGGGGACTAGCACCtccccccccagctgccccccccTGGGGTCACCCCCTActttggggagggggctgcagggagggacccaggcgtccgggcAGCCCCTGTCCCCGCCCTCCACCCCCTACCTTGGGGTCAGCGGAGGGGGTCAGGAGGGGGCGCCCCCCCTGGCCTGGACACCTGCGTTCCCAGCGCTCGGCCGAGACCTCCCACGGTCCCGAACGCCTGGGTCCCACGGTccgggggtggggtgtggggggggctGGGACCAGGAGGGCCCCGGAgacccccagccctgggaggggggCGGGAGAACCCAACCCCGTAATGGGGGGGACCAgagggggggggccggggccggccaGGACGGGCCGGGGGGCATggagggggggctgggggggccgggccgggcggggggcggggggcggggggggccgggccgggcggggcccgGGAGGGTTTTTCTCGgccgccggcgccgccgcccccgaGTGCCCCGGGCCGAGAGCAGCGACGGCAGCGCCATGGGCAGAGGGGTGAGTAGGGGCGGCCCGGGGCGCCCGCTGCCCACGCGGGGCACCCACCCACGCGGGGCAGCCacctcttccccccccaccccgagcgCCCAGCCGTGCGGGTACCCCGCTGCTGCCACCCGGCACCCGACCCTGGCACCCACCCGTGCAGGCACCCACCCACGCGGGGCACCCACATCATCCACTCGCTGCCAGCCGGCACCCACCCAGGCGGGACACCTGTCCCCGGGGTACCCAACCGTGCGTGGACCCGGCCCGCTGCCAGGCGGCACACACCCACTCGGGGCACCCACATCACCCACCCGCTGCCACCCGTGGGCGCACTCCCCTCCgggccctgctcccagcacccacccACGGGCGTCCTGCAGCCCGcggcccccacgccccccctAGGGTCCCACTGCCAGCCCCGCCCCCGGTTCGATGCCACaggccccccacccccacccccacccccggaGTCCCACTGCCGCCCCTCCCCGGTCCCGAGTGACGCCCGACACGCGTGGGCAGATGCCCGGgcgcctgggtcccccctgcTTCGGGGAAGGAAtgcggggatggggaagggTCCCCCatggtggggaaactgaggcacggacCCGGGGTGCCCCCGCGGGGGACCCCTCCCcgcccgtgcccgtccccgtcccccaCCCGTGCCCGTGGCCCCGTGCCCGTGGCCCCGGTTGCTCAGCGCCAGGGTCCCCCGATGCCGTGGCAACGTCCGCGGGGGGGCCCTGAGCCGGGACTGGCGCCTCGCCCGGTAGCCCCTGTCGCACCGGGGCCCCCCCGTCCCGCCTGGCACTGCCGGGACCCTCCCCACGCCGGGAACCCCCTGGCCCCTGGGCACCCACCCAAAGGTGGGGGGACCCCTGAGGATGTGGGACGGGGGTGCTCCCCCACGGGTGTCCCCCCCTGTCACTTCCTGGcaggctgcccccagggatATGCCggtggggggacacacacatatatggcacccaccaccccacccaGTGCCACCCCCCCAAAATCCCGGGGTGCCCTCAGCAAGTGGGACCTCCCCACACCCTTGCAAAGCCGAAGTGTCCCCGcgtggggtgctggggtccccAGTGTCCGGGGAgggtggggcaggcagcagagcccccCCCCACGCATGGGGGTGCCCcgtggggggtgggtgtgggtgcCCCCCGTGTCCCCGTCCCCGCGGTAACACGACCTCTCTGCTCCGGGCCGTTGTTCTTGGCACCGGGGCCGTTTTCCATGACCACATCAGCCCCCCtggcccccccccggccccacgCTGGGGcacccgccgcccccccggcccctgccgGCTCCTGCCAACCTCCGGCTCAGCCGCCGCGGACGTGCCActgagccctgccagccctggggaccccctGCCGCCGGAGCGGGGGGGCCTGGGGGGGCCGTGTCACCCCCCTACAAGGcaagcaggcagggctgcctgtcccctgcctgcagcagcacccccGCCTCTCCGTGACACCCTTGGTGTTGGTGGCATGTTCCTCTCCCTTCTtgtggggacccccccccacAGCCACAGTGACACCCCCCATGGCCCTGGAGATACCCCCATGACCACAGTGACACCACTATGGCCCCAGGGACAGCGACACCCCCATGGCCCGAGTGCTACCCCATGACCCCCCTCATGGTCCTGGGGACCTCCCACAGCCACTGTGACACCCCTCCATGGCCCTGGTGACCCCCCCAAAGCCACAGTAACCCTCCACATGGCCCCAGGGACATGCCCACCCCCAAAGTGACACCCCTATGTCCCTGGGGACGCCCCCATGGCCACAGTGACCCTCCCCATGGACCCAGGGACCCCCTCACCCTCACTCAGCCACAGTGACCCCCTCCATggccctggggaccccccacGGCCACAGTGCCACCCCCATGACCACAGTGCCAGCCCCATGGCCGCAATGCCACCCCCACCCTTGCTGCCACCCAACCCACGGGGACCCCCCAACTTGGgacgccccccctccccgccgcctgCGGTGCCCCCCATGCCCATGCTGCCACCGGTGCCTGCAGTCCCCCCGTGCCCATGGTGACGCCCCGTACCCTCGATGATGCCTGTGGCCACGGTGACCCCCACGCTGGCGGTGACATCCATGCCCATGGTAATGCCCGTGCCCACGGCGAGGGCCGTGCCGCCGGCGGTGCCAGCTGCGCCGGCGGTGCCGGTGTGCCCACGGGGTCCCGCACCCACAGGCCGGCCGGGAGTACTCGCCCGCTGCCACCACCTCCGAGAACGGGGGCGGCAAGAGGaagcagaaggagaaggagcTGGATGAGCTGAAGAAGGAGGtcaacttggtgaggaggggaCTGGGGGGACACCGGGGACGGCTGACCGTGCCACCCTGCCTGGGGTGACGCGGGTGACGTGTGCCCGGCAGGACGACCACAAGCTGTCCCTGGATGAGCTGGGCAGGAAGTACCAGGTGGACCTGTCTCGGGTGAGATGTCCCCACGTCCCACCCTCTAGCCCCTCCCAGCATCCCGGGACCCTCCTGTCCCCATGGGTGacacccagctgtgcccccatcccctcccagcaTCCCGGGACCCTCCTGTCCCCATGGGTGacacccagctgtgcccccatcccctcccagcaTCCCGGGACCCTCCTGTCCCCATGGGTGacacccagctgtgcccccatcccctcccagcaTTCCAGGGCCCTCCTGTCCCCATGGGTGacacccagctgtgcccccGTCCCCTCCCAGCATCCCGGGACCCTCCTGTCCCCATGAGTGacacccagctgtgcccccatcccctcccagcaTCCCAGGACCCTCCTGTCCCCATGGGTGacacccagctgtgcccccatcccctcccagcaTCCCGGGACCCTCCTGTCCCCATGGGTGacacccagctgtgcccccatcccctcccagcaTCCCGGGACCCTCCTGTCCCCATGGGTGacacccagctgtgcccccGTCCCCTCCCAGCATCCCAGGGCCCTCCTGTCCCCATGGGTGacacccagctgtgcccccatcccctcccagcaTCCCGGGACCCTCCTGTCCCCATGAGTGacacccagctgtgcccccatcccctcccagcaTCCCGGGACCCTCCTGTCCCCATGGGTGacacccagctgtgcccccatcccctcccagcaTCCCAGGACCCTCCTGTCCCCATGGGTGACACCCAGCTgtgccctcctcccctcccagcatcCTGGGACCCTCCTGTCCCCATGGGTGCCCCTGGCAGTCCCCCCTGTACCCCACATGTCCCCAGGGTGCCCTGGCCATGGCACCCTGCCCTCCCAGACCCACAGGGTATCCCCTGGCTGGgacccccatccctgcccgccTCCCCAGACCCCACCGGCCCCAGGTGGCAGCGTGTGCCCACCCTGCAGGGCCTGACCAACGCGCGGGCGGCCGAGATCCTGGTGCAGGATGGCCCCAACGCCCTGACGCcgccccccaccacccccgAGTGGGTCAAGTTCTGCCGGCAGCTCTTCGGGGgcttctccatcctcctctgGATCGGGGCCATCCTCTGCTTCCTGGCCTACGGCATCCAGGCTGCCATGGAGGACGAGCCCTCCAACGACAACGTGAGGGCACCTGGGGGcacaggcactgggaggggacataggCATCAGGGGTACATGGGCGCTGTGGGGTGCACAAGCGCTGCAGGGGACACAGGCATCATGGGGGGGCGCGAGCACTGCAGGGGCACGGGCACCCTTGGAAGGGCACAAGCATCACGGGGCATGGGCATCGTGGGggcaccctggggtgcatgaGCTTTGGAGGGGGCACGGGCATTGCAGGGGGCATGGGCATGTGTCCCCCACCACCACGTGCCAGCTCTTGGGGCGGGTCTGGAGGTGGGGGCAAATGGGCCAGGCTGGCAAGGGGGTCGCCTCCCCAACACCCTGTGCTGGGGGGCACCCAGGGGGTCCCACCCTGGACCCCAGAGTGCTGGGTGCTGAGGTGCCACCTGGGTCCCAGCTGTACCTGGGGGTGGTGCTGGCCGCCGTCGTCATCGTCACTGGCTGCTTCTCCTACTACCAAGAGGCCAAAAGCTCCAAGATCATGGACTCCTTCAAGAACATGGTGCCCCAGGTAGGACCCCCCAGTGGGCACCCAGCACGGGGGTcctgggtgggatgggggtgcCCGAGCATCCCTTAGGGTCCCCTGCACCCCGGCAGCAAGCGCTGGTCATTCGCGAGGGTGAGAAGATCCAGATCAACGCGGAGAACGTGGTGGTGGGCGACCTGGTGGAGGTGAAAGGGGGGGACCGGGTGCCCGCCGACATGCGCATCATCTCCTCCCATGGCTGCAAGGTGAGTGGGCACCGGTGGGCACTGGGGCTGGCATGGGGTGGGCACCATGGGTGATGTGGGGACAGCGGGGCTGGCCTGAGCCCTGCGGTGCCCGGTGCCCAC of the Phalacrocorax aristotelis chromosome 25, bGulAri2.1, whole genome shotgun sequence genome contains:
- the KCNJ9 gene encoding G protein-activated inward rectifier potassium channel 3, translating into MAQDNAAFCGVPEGVTGEVKPPPVPPRRRGAGSRKRQRYVEKDGKCNVQHGNVRETYRYLTDIFTTLVDLKWRFSLLVFILAYAVTWLFFGLIWWFIAYCRGDLDHLEDHAWTPCVNNLNGFVSAFLFSIETETTIGYGHRVITDKCPEGIVLLLLQAILGSMVNAFMVGCMFVKISQPNKRAETLVFSSHAVVSLRDDRLCLMFRVGDLRDSHIVEASIRAKLIKSKQTQEGEFIPLDQTDLSVGFETGDDRLFLVSPLIISHEIDERSPFWDVSRHQLEKDDFEIVVILEGMVEATGMTCQARSSYLADEVLWGHRFTPLLSLEEGFYEVDYGGFHQTVPVPTPACSARQLAAAAARRDAHLYWSIPSRLDQPLEEAAMAAGGGDPDTPRESNGTLASPEAR